One region of Acomys russatus chromosome 8, mAcoRus1.1, whole genome shotgun sequence genomic DNA includes:
- the LOC127192985 gene encoding ferritin heavy chain B-like — protein MASRRPLSEEFVDALNQVVSYQMHISHVYLGMAYSFTEKRNKPPFAKFFENQANMRRDHADQFLRYLWKREGKIRPQSHERPDMKEITTPIIALKLAQEMENTLTTMLLHINKADECQEEELLNILKPFMQKQKRNEDYLKCQLNYQEREEKKKQSNAHAEDQPFTTSGGKVLRRRVKKPVGDHKVSEVM, from the exons ATGGCTTCCCGCCGCCCCCTTTCTGAAGAATTCGTAGATGCTTTGAACCAAGTTGTGTCTTACCAGATGCACATCTCCCATGTGTATTTAGGAATG GCCTACAGTTTCACGGAAAAAAGGAACAAGCCTCCTTTTGCCAAGTTCTTTGAAAACCAGGCTAATATGAGGAGGGACCATGCAGATCAATTCCTAAGATATCTGTGGAAGCGTGAGGGTAAGATCCGCCCTCAAAGCCATGAG AGGCCTGACATGAAGGAGATAACCACTCCTATAATAGCCCTAAAACTGGCGCAGGAGATGGAAAACACATTAACCACGATGCTGCTACACATAAACAAAGCTGATGAATGCCAAGAAGAGGAG CTGTTAAACATTTTGAAACCGttcatgcaaaaacaaaaaaggaatgaagaTTACCTGAAATGTCAACTTAATtatcaggaaagagaagaaaagaagaagcaaagcaACGCACATGCTGAGGACCAACCTTTTACCACATCAGGTGGGAAGGTTTTACGTCGGAGGGTAAAGAAGCCAGTTGGAGATCATAAAGTCAGTGAGGTGATGTAA